The following proteins are co-located in the Roseovarius arcticus genome:
- the xrtD gene encoding VPLPA-CTERM-specific exosortase XrtD, whose amino-acid sequence MQSNSTVSAPMRHALPGLNVSGLALFLLLLAGSVPIFWIGLVSLGEAWSTPEYSHGPIILVVSLYLFLRELRHAPLPRPDITDRWPGVAVIALSLVVALLGNLARIPDIVTYAMIIWVGGVVLTVFGWERGRQHQLPVLHLVFMLPLPQFVYWKLTILLQWVSSEIGVWFVQLAGVAVFIEGNIIDLGVYKLQVAEACSGLQYLFPILSFSYLFAILYRGPMWHKAVLLLSAAPITVLMNSFRIGVIGVLVDRYGIEQAEGFMHFFEGWVIFVLCVAILFGVAIGLQRLTREPKSLAEVIDLDFQGFGHIGGRVFGILPARALAAAALLTVAVSAVWVLKASPEVERVERDPFAIFPRQIGEWSGSTARLDPQVERTLGASDYLNASFINTGSGDVVNIFVAFYDKQTDGDGIHSPEVCLPVGGWEIFRLEPYTLTPGDTPYGRFTVNRAIIQKELSKQLVYYWFEQRGKRMVNDFRAKLSVVVDGFTMGRTDGALVRFVTPILPGETDADADARLQGFMDDALDRLPRFVPE is encoded by the coding sequence ATGCAGAGTAACAGCACAGTTTCCGCGCCCATGCGGCACGCCCTGCCTGGGTTAAATGTTTCCGGATTGGCGCTGTTTTTGCTTTTGCTGGCTGGATCAGTGCCGATCTTCTGGATCGGGCTCGTTTCGCTGGGCGAGGCGTGGAGCACGCCGGAATACAGTCACGGGCCGATCATACTGGTGGTGTCACTCTATCTTTTTCTGCGCGAGTTGCGACACGCACCCTTGCCTCGGCCGGATATAACTGACCGCTGGCCCGGCGTGGCCGTGATCGCACTGTCACTGGTGGTTGCCTTGCTGGGCAACCTTGCCCGCATTCCTGATATTGTTACCTATGCGATGATTATCTGGGTCGGCGGCGTCGTATTGACTGTCTTTGGCTGGGAACGTGGCCGCCAGCATCAGCTGCCAGTGCTGCATCTGGTGTTCATGCTGCCCCTGCCGCAATTTGTCTATTGGAAGCTGACGATCCTGCTGCAGTGGGTATCGTCGGAAATCGGCGTCTGGTTCGTCCAATTGGCCGGCGTTGCCGTGTTCATTGAAGGCAACATTATTGATCTCGGCGTATACAAGCTTCAGGTGGCCGAGGCCTGCTCAGGGCTCCAGTACCTGTTCCCGATCCTCAGCTTTTCCTACTTGTTTGCGATCCTTTATCGCGGGCCGATGTGGCACAAGGCGGTCCTGTTGTTGTCGGCAGCGCCGATAACGGTCCTGATGAATTCCTTCCGGATCGGCGTGATCGGCGTGTTGGTTGACCGGTACGGTATCGAACAGGCCGAAGGCTTCATGCATTTCTTTGAGGGCTGGGTGATTTTCGTGCTGTGCGTGGCCATCCTGTTTGGAGTGGCCATCGGATTACAGCGACTGACGCGCGAGCCAAAGAGCCTGGCAGAAGTAATCGACCTCGATTTTCAGGGCTTTGGCCATATTGGTGGGCGTGTCTTTGGAATTCTGCCTGCGCGGGCGCTCGCTGCCGCAGCGCTGCTGACCGTCGCGGTCTCGGCAGTCTGGGTGCTGAAAGCAAGTCCTGAGGTCGAGCGCGTTGAACGCGATCCCTTCGCGATTTTCCCGCGCCAAATCGGCGAATGGTCGGGATCGACCGCCCGGCTAGACCCGCAAGTGGAGCGCACGCTGGGCGCGAGCGACTACCTCAACGCCAGTTTCATCAACACCGGGTCTGGCGATGTCGTGAACATCTTTGTCGCTTTCTATGACAAGCAAACCGACGGTGACGGCATCCATTCGCCCGAAGTGTGCCTGCCCGTCGGAGGCTGGGAGATTTTCCGCCTAGAGCCATATACCCTTACCCCCGGCGACACGCCCTACGGCAGGTTCACAGTGAACCGGGCGATCATCCAGAAAGAGCTGTCCAAGCAGCTGGTCTACTACTGGTTTGAGCAACGCGGCAAACGCATGGTCAATGACTTTCGCGCGAAGCTGAGCGTCGTCGTCGACGGCTTCACCATGGGACGCACCGACGGCGCGCTTGTGCGTTTCGTTACTCCGATTTTACCGGGTGAAACCGACGCGGATGCCGACGCAAGGCTCCAAGGCTTCATGGATGATGCACTGGATCGTCTACCCCGTTTCGTCCCGGAGTAG